The Synergistaceae bacterium genome includes the window CATAGAAGTTATAACCCGTAAATTTTCGCCGGTCTTGCAATTATTCAGGACTGAACGCGAGCATAGAATCTCGAATCCTATTCCGTTTACGTCAAGAATTAACAAATTATCAAGAATATCTAAAACTTGCCCATTAAGTGAACGAATCATGAAAATTTCTCCATTGCTAAACCCGTAATTGCTGCTGCGAGTGCGTCGGCTGTGTCGTCAGGTTTAGGAATCTCGTCAAGTGCTAGAAATCTTTGTATCATTCTTTGAACTTGAGTTTTATCGGCTGAACCTGTTCCGCAGAGAGTCAATTTTATTTGATTAGGTTTAGGCTCTAAGACTGGCAGATTATTCTGTGCAGCAAGTAAGATAACTACTCCGCGAGCTTGATAGACAAATTCAGCCGTTGTTGTATTACGCCCGAAAAATAATCTCTCAACAGAAAGAAAATCAGGTTTTGACAAATTAATTTGCTCCTGAAGTGAATCATAAATTTTCAGGAGCCTGGCACTAAA containing:
- the ruvC gene encoding crossover junction endodeoxyribonuclease RuvC; this translates as MRVCLGIDPGLARVGYGAVTQSGVDLRALNYGCIETSPDMIFSARLLKIYDSLQEQINLSKPDFLSVERLFFGRNTTTAEFVYQARGVVILLAAQNNLPVLEPKPNQIKLTLCGTGSADKTQVQRMIQRFLALDEIPKPDDTADALAAAITGLAMEKFS